AACGTCACCGATGGCGCTGCGGTCGAAGATCTGATCGACGGAATCGCGAAGGAATTCGGTGCCGTCAGCATCCTTGTCAACAACGCCGGCATCACGCGCGATCAGTTGCTGATGCGCATGAAAGACGACGACTGGCAGGCGATCCTCGATACCAATCTGACGTCGGTGTATCGCACCAGCAAGGCGGTGATGCGCGGCATGATGAAGGCGCGCAAAGGTCGCATCATCAGCATTGCTTCGGTAATCGGTTTGACCGGAAATCCCGGGCAGTCGAATTACGCCGCAGCCAAGGCCGGCATCATCGCGTTTTCGAAATCGCTCGCGCGCGAAATCGGCAGCCGTGGCATTACCGTGAACGTGGTGGCGCCGGGATTCATCGATACCGACATGACCAAGGGTCTGCCGGACGAGCAGAAAAATGCGTTGCTCAATCAGATTGCGCTCGGTCGCCTTGGCGCGCCGGTAGATATCGCCAAGGCTGTGAGTTTTCTGGCGTCGCCCGCCGCGGCCTACATTACCGGCGAAACGCTGCACGTCAACGGCGGCATGTACATGGCATGATAAGTCGCTTAGAACCTGTTCAATATCTGTAGCGAGCGGCCCTCAGCGAGGTGAAGAGCAGCGGAGAAAGCGGAGCATACGTTGGGTATGTGAGCATTTCGAGCAGCGCATGAGCCTTGATCAGGGTCGCGCAGTAAGATATTGAACAGGTTCTGAGAGTAGGCGGATTGCCAGCCACTGGTAGCAGTTGCGTTAGGCTTCCACTACAATCCGCAAGTCACGAATTTGGTATTTCTGTTTTCCCCTCGGGAGGTTTTGCACTTATGAGCAGCATAGAAGATCGCGTCAAGAAGATCGTCGTCGAACAGTTGGGCGTGAAAGAAGATGAAGTAACCGCCACTGCGTCGTTTGTCGACGATCTCGGTGCAGATTCCCTCGACACCGTCGAACTGGTGATGGCACTCGAAGAAGAATTCGAATGCGAAATCCCGGACGAAGAAGCCGAGAAAATCACGACCGTGCAGCAGGCCGTGGACTACGTCAAGGCGCACGTCAAAGCCTGAGTTTCATCGGATCATCGTTTCATGCGGCTGCGCCTTCGGGGCGCAGCTTGCGTTTTCAGGGTTCGCTAACGTGCGCTGACGTACGGTTGGCACCTTCGTTTTTACGGATGCAAAAAACATGTCCAAACGGCGCGTTGTAGTTACCGGTCTCGGCATCATTTCGCCCGTGGGCAATGATATCGCCACGGCCTGGTCGAATATTCTCGCGGGTGTGAGTGGGATCGGGCCGATAACGCATTTCGATACCACGGCGTTCGCGACCAAGATCGCCGGCGAAATCCGCGATTTCGATCCGGCCACCTATATCGCGCCGAAAGACGTCAAGAAAATGGATCCGTTCATCCATTACGGCATCGCTGCCTCGGTGCAGGCGTTGCGCGATTCAGGGCTGGAAATTACCGCTGAAAACGCCGAGCGCGTCGGCGCGGCGGTCGGCGCCGGCATCGGTGGCATCACCGGTATCGAACGCACCTCGATCGCGTTTCACGAAGGTGGCCCACGCAAGATTTCGCCGTTCTTCGTGCCATCGACCATCATCAACATGATCTCCGGAAATCTCTCGATCATGTTCGGCCTGAAAGGACCGAATATCGCGGTCGTTACCGCGTGCACAACATCGACCCACAACATCGGCTTGGCCGCGCGCATGATTCAGTACGGCGATGCCGATGCGATGGTCGCCGGTGGTGCCGAATATTCGATCACCGGCACCTCGATCGGTGGTTTTATTTCGGCACGCGCGATGACGACACGCAACGACGACCCGACCAAGGCGAGCCGGCCATGGGACAAGGATCGCGACGGTTTTGTATTGTCCGACGGCGCCGGCGTATTGATGCTCGAAGAATACGAGCACGCCAAGAAACGCGGCGCACGCATCTATTGCGAGCTCTCCGGTTTCGGCATGAGCGGCGATGCGTATCACATGACCGCACCAAGCGAGAACGGCGAAGGTGCCGCGCGCAGCATGGTCAACGCGCTCAAGGATGCCAAGCTGAATCCTGACCAGATCGAATACATCAACGCCCACGGCACGTCGACGCCGGCCGGCGATCTCGCTGAAACACAGGCGGTGAAATCCTGTTTCGGCGATCATGCCTACAAGCTCGCGGTCAGCTCGACCAAATCCATGACCGGACATCTACTCGGTGCGGCTGGCGGTGTCGAAGCGATTTTCAGCATTCTCGCGTTGCGCGATGGTGTGTTACCGCCGACCATCAATCTCGACAATCCGGATGCAGGTTGTGATCTCGATTTTGTGCCGCACATCGCGCGCGAGGCGAAGATCAAGACCGCACTTTCCAACTCGTTCGGCTTCGGTGGCACCAACGGTACGCTGGTTTTTCAGAGTCTCTGATCGCCGATTCCAGACCGCACAGCGCAAGAGCATGATCGCGTGAGTATCGTCACGCGTGTTCTCACTGGTCAGCACGATTTGCTCGCGCTGGCCGCGGCGCAGCCGGCGCGTTATCCGGCGTTGTTCGAAAGCGTCGCATCCGGTACGCGACATGCGCGCTTTGATATCTTGTGTGCATTTCCGCAAGCGCAAATCCGTCTTGATGCCGATCACATACTCACGCACGATGGCACTGCGATCGAAACGCATCACGGATTTCTCGATGCGCTGGATAGCGCCTGGTCTGCCGAAAACATTCCGCACAGCCACGACGATCTGCCTTTCCACGGCGGCTGGTTGCTGTACCTGGGCTACGAACTCGCGGGCGAGATAGAACCGCGCCTGCAGCAACCGCGTGCCACAGAAAATACCGTGCCGGTCGCGCTCGCGATGCGTTGTCCCGCGGCGATCATCATCGATCACGAACTTGATCGCACCGTGTTGATTGCCGAAACGGCGCATGCAGATTTGCTCGATCTATTGTTTGCCGATCTGCAATCCGCGAAGCCAGCAATCTTCCCCGCGTTGACCGATATTGCCATCGACGAAGACGATCCCGAAATTTTTTTGCGAGGCATCGAACGCATCCACGAATACCTGCGCGCGGGCGATATTTTCCAAGTCAATCTGTCGCGTGAGTGGCGCGCGCGTTGGTCCGCGCCGGTCTCGCCAGCAGCGTTGTATGCGCGTTTGCGGCAGACGAATCCGGCGCCGTTCGCCGGCCTGCTGCAGCTTGATGATTGGGCGGTGGTGAGCTCGTCGCCGGAGCGGCTGGTCGAGGTGCGCGCGGGTGTTGCGCAGACCCGGCCGATCGCCGGAACTCGTGCGCGTTTCGCCGGTGATGATG
The sequence above is drawn from the Pseudolysobacter antarcticus genome and encodes:
- the fabG gene encoding 3-oxoacyl-ACP reductase FabG yields the protein MTAILHGEIALVTGASRGIGAAIAEELAALGAKVIGTATTESGAAAISEKLAAHGGIGRALNVTDGAAVEDLIDGIAKEFGAVSILVNNAGITRDQLLMRMKDDDWQAILDTNLTSVYRTSKAVMRGMMKARKGRIISIASVIGLTGNPGQSNYAAAKAGIIAFSKSLAREIGSRGITVNVVAPGFIDTDMTKGLPDEQKNALLNQIALGRLGAPVDIAKAVSFLASPAAAYITGETLHVNGGMYMA
- the fabF gene encoding beta-ketoacyl-ACP synthase II yields the protein MSKRRVVVTGLGIISPVGNDIATAWSNILAGVSGIGPITHFDTTAFATKIAGEIRDFDPATYIAPKDVKKMDPFIHYGIAASVQALRDSGLEITAENAERVGAAVGAGIGGITGIERTSIAFHEGGPRKISPFFVPSTIINMISGNLSIMFGLKGPNIAVVTACTTSTHNIGLAARMIQYGDADAMVAGGAEYSITGTSIGGFISARAMTTRNDDPTKASRPWDKDRDGFVLSDGAGVLMLEEYEHAKKRGARIYCELSGFGMSGDAYHMTAPSENGEGAARSMVNALKDAKLNPDQIEYINAHGTSTPAGDLAETQAVKSCFGDHAYKLAVSSTKSMTGHLLGAAGGVEAIFSILALRDGVLPPTINLDNPDAGCDLDFVPHIAREAKIKTALSNSFGFGGTNGTLVFQSL
- the acpP gene encoding acyl carrier protein, which encodes MSSIEDRVKKIVVEQLGVKEDEVTATASFVDDLGADSLDTVELVMALEEEFECEIPDEEAEKITTVQQAVDYVKAHVKA
- a CDS encoding aminodeoxychorismate synthase component I, with the translated sequence MSIVTRVLTGQHDLLALAAAQPARYPALFESVASGTRHARFDILCAFPQAQIRLDADHILTHDGTAIETHHGFLDALDSAWSAENIPHSHDDLPFHGGWLLYLGYELAGEIEPRLQQPRATENTVPVALAMRCPAAIIIDHELDRTVLIAETAHADLLDLLFADLQSAKPAIFPALTDIAIDEDDPEIFLRGIERIHEYLRAGDIFQVNLSREWRARWSAPVSPAALYARLRQTNPAPFAGLLQLDDWAVVSSSPERLVEVRAGVAQTRPIAGTRARFAGDDDVDRMRELVGHPKERAEHVMLIDLERNDLGRVCVPGSVEVDELMSVESYTHVHHIVSNVRGRLRVGVTPGQVIAAVFPGGTITGCPKVRCMEIIAELEGVARGAYTGAFGYLDRNGDMDLNILIRSFLLQDRRISFRAGAGIVVDSIAERELDETRAKARGLLRALGVDE